ACTTGTCGCTGCAATTGTACTTGGAAAACGCAAGGATGCAAGCGAAGCCTCTCCGCACAACCTGCTGCTTACCCTACTCGGCGGAGCTCTTCTATGGTTTGGATGGTACGGCTTCAACGTAGGAAGCGCACTATCTTTAAGCAGTGTAGGTATGTATGCTTTTATTAACACAAGTACGGCTGCAGCTGCAGGTATTATCGGCTGGCTTGTCATCGAATGGCTAATAAACAAAAAACCAACCTTGCTTGGCGGAATATCTGGTGCTATTGCCGGACTTGTAGCTATAACTCCTGCTGCAGGTTTCGTTACTCCAATGGCTTCCATTTTAATCGGACTTATCGGAGGCGCAATATGCTTCTGGGGTGTATTCTCCCTTAAGAAGAAATTCGGTTATGACGATGCGCTTGACGCGTTCGGACTTCACGGTATCGGCGGAACTTGGGGTGGTATAGCAACTGGTTTATTCGCTACAACAAGCGTAAACGATGCCGGAGCAAATGGACTATTCTACGGAGATGTGAGCTTAATTTGGAAGCAGCTTGTTGCCATTGTGGCCACCTATCTTTTTGTAGGAATTGTAACATTTGTTATTATTAAGGTGGTAAATATCTTCTTTACATTCCGTGCAACCGACGAGGAAGAGTCTACTGGCTTAGATTTGACGATGCACGGAGAGCGAGCATATCAAGACTAATTTATTAGGGAGTGACAAAAATGAGCGGTCAAATGTATAAAGTGGAAATAATCACGCGTCCTAACAATGTGGTGAAATTAAAAGCAGAGCTGGCGCAAATCGGTGTTTCCGGTATCACATTCACACATAGCCAAGGCAGCGGTTTACAAAAGCCTTATACCGAGCTATATCGCGGAGTGAAGAAAGAACAAAATGTATATGATCGTTTAAAAATTGAGATTGTTGTCAGCTCGGTACCTGTAGATGATGTCATTGCAGCTGCCCGCAAGGCTCTAAGCACTGGAGAACCCGGAGATGGTAAAATCTTCGTCTACGAAATCGGTAGAGTGATCGATATTCGCACGGGCAACGAGGGTCCATCCGCTCTTTAAGAAAATTAAAGCCAATCCTATCACAGGATTGGCTTTTACTATTTTCTCCAACATTAAGACTCCCACAGATTAAAGGTTCACTTTAAGGAAGATCGGTTCATCGGTGTCATCCGATTCAGCGAAAATACCGTATAAATAATTACAAATAACAAAATGCCGATGCTATCAATAATGACATCTCTCAAACACCCATGCCTTCCGAAAAACATTTGAACAATTTCCGTAAAAAATGCGAAAGCGATTGAAACGGCAACCGCACTTTTAAGACTTCGAAAGTACAAGGTAAACAGGATCACCAAAATGAAAAAACAGAGGGTATGCCCAGCTTTTTGGATTACCACGTCATTTGATTGAAATTCAGCAAAGTTGAAGTCAAAAAAAGAAGACAAGTTCGGGTTTTTATGAAGATTAAAGGAAACATGATGGTATCTCATTAGCAGCTGAAAGCTCTCAGTGCATATGAGAACGAGCATAAAACCCATAAATAAAAGAATTAATGCAAGAAGCATACACTCGGACCCCTTTGTAGAAATATCTATATTTATCCATTATATAAAAATCAAAAGCAAAATATGTACAAGTTTTCCAATGAAAGATGTTTGTCAGTAGACGAAATGAAAACCAGAAATGTTTACCGTCTATTTAAAAAACACCCGTCATTTGACAGGTGTTTCCACAATTCTTACGATTCAGATGAACCTTCTTCTACTTGGCTGCTGTCTTTTGATCCAGATTTATCTTCTGTACCTTTTTCGTCAGCTTTGCCCTTTTCTTCAGTATCTTCCTTCGCAGGCTCCTCTGATGGTGCAGGCTCTTCTGATGGTGCAGGCTCCTCTGCCGGCTGCTTCTCTTTTGCTTCTTCAGACGCCTGCTCAGTTGAAGCTTGTTTAATGCTTGTCACAGGCTTATTGAAGAATTCCTCTGGATTTAAAGCAACTCCGTCTTTGCGAATTTCAAAATGAACATGGTTTCCGGCTTCTTCATTGTAAAGGTTTTTACCTGAAGTACCGATGACTTGGCCTTGTTCAATTTTGTCACCTTCTGCAACGCTTACAGCAGCAAGAGACTGATACACAGTAGCCAATCCATCTTCGTGGTCAACTTCAACAACATGTCCCAGCACTGGATCTTTTGAAGCTTTAGCAACCGTACCACTCAAGGAAGCGGAAATCTCAAATTCTTTTCCGTCTTTCTCAGCTAAGTCGATTCCTTTGCTTAAGCTGTATTGGTTTTTATAGTTTACAAGTGCTGCTTCTTTGTCTTCTTGAGTTGCGTCTGCTTCATAGAATTTCGTAATCACAGAAACACTTTCCGGAGTCGAAACTGGCATTTTTACATTTTCAACCTGCTTGCTTACTTCCAACGCATCGTTCGTATTTGATTCCGATGTTTCGTTGCCATTGTCCGTAATCTGATCCTTTACATCGTTTGAACTTGCTTGATACCAAAGAACTGCTGTTAAAACAACTGCTGCACTGAGTAAATAGATTGCTGGGAATACCCAACGTTTACGGAAAAACCGTTGAAGAGAAGTTCGTTTCTTTTCTTCCTCTCTCATTGTTCATCACCTCAGCAACATTCTGAACACTTTTCAGAAAATATATACATATTGAAAAATTTTTTTCTTCATAGTGTTTGCAGAAGCACGAAAAAAATTCATGATGATGAAAAAAAGTTTGAAGTTTTTACTGACAATTGTGCTATTACTATATATGATTATCGTATGGATTTTTACCTTCTTCAGCAAGGAGCAGGAGTTCAAATACACAAAATATATCGGAGGGGGTGTCATGATGAACGATAAATTCCGAAAAGCAACAATAGAAGATCTCCCTAAGATTGTTGAAATTTACAATTCAACGATTGCATCACGAATGGTCACTGCCGATACGGAGCCGGTGACGGTAGAGGATAGAATGGATTGGTATTCGAGACACAATGAGAAACGTCCTCTCTATGTCATGGAGGACGAAGAGAATAATATATGCGGGTGGTTAAGCTTCGAATCCTTTTACGGAAGGCCTGCCTACGATAAAACGGCGGAAATAAGCATTTACATCAGTGAAAAGCATCGGGGACAAGGACTTGGCACTTTATTTATTGAAGAAGCATTGTCAATGGCACCTGCACTCGGCATTCGCTCGATCATGGCGTTTATTTTCGGCCACAATCAACCGAGCATCAAACTGTTTGAAAAGTTCGGGTTTGAAAAGTGGGCACACATGCCTGGCATCGCAGAAATGGATGGACAAAGGTACGATCTCGTGATACTTGGAAAAGAAATCGAGTAAGGTTATATTTGAAAGCCGGCCTGCGTTAGGCCGGCTTTCTAGTTTTCTTTTGCTTCTTTCTCGACCATCTCTTTTAAGTCGTTAAAGTCTTGCCCCTCAAACTTCTTTCCGTTTACAAGGATCGTCGGGGTACTTTCTATACCCGCTTCTTTGACTTGAGACATGTCCTTATCCCATTCGTCATCATACGACCCCTTTTGAACTGCATCTGTTACCTTAGCAGCTTCTTCGTCAGTTGCTATTTCCTTCAAAGTTTCCTTAAGAAGTGAATCCGTGTAGAAATCGATTTGCTCATAGCTTGGATCATCCGGTTGTTTATCGTACAAAAGGTTATGAAACTTCCAATATGCATTGTTTCCCAATTCGTGATATACCGTTTCTGCATACTTCGCAGCACGAGTGGAGTCGACATTAATAAAGGAATAATTCATAAAATAGAATTTTGCCTGTCCTGTTTCCACTAATTCCTTTTCAATTAATGGTTTAAAGGATTTATTAAAATCTTTGCAATACGGACACTTATAATCACCGAATTCAACGATGCTCACAGGGGCTGATTCATCACCGATAAACGGTTGGTCGGTATAATTGATAGCAGACGCTTCTGTTGAACCTGAATTTTTCACAACAAAGATGAGGGCAAGAAAGCATACGAAAATTAGGGCAAGAACCCAGAACATGATCTTGGATGATTGATTCGATCTTGTTTTTTTGACTTTTATATTTGGCTTGGCCATTGTTATCCTCCTAAATTCTTTCGGTCGTGCAATGATTGAATAAAATCAGGCGATAGCTATAATAATCATCGCCATTAAGAAAATCAAAACCTGAATGGATATGAAAACTGATCGTTTGTTAAGGCTTACCGGAATGGAATTTTTCGGACTCACCAATTGCTGCAGCCGATAATTGACAGATTCATCCGAGAAATGAACTAACACAGGCCTGGCGTTTTCTTTGAAGCATATTTTAATCAGCTTTACCAAAGCACTGCTCAATCCAAGCTCGGACCCTGTTTTACTGATCGCATATTTGTCGGCAAGCAGCTCACTGATGATTTTATAATTCTGATAAGACCACTTCGTTATTGGGATAAACCACAATCCTTGTGATATCAATTGAAGGATGAATATTTTCAGTGAATCATAATTCTTTTGATGATAAGTTTCATGCTGGACTACCGCTTCAAGCTCATGATTCTCAAGAATTTTAATCAAGCTGGTGGATAGAACAATTGTAGGCTTTATGAACCCATGCGTAAATGCCAGCGATTGGTCATGATCGATCACCAAAATATCGTTCTTCTTACGGTTAAATTTCTGATTGAAAAGAGTCGTCAATTCATGATTATTTAAATGAGAAAGTTTCGTCTTAAACCTTTTGGACAACACGTACTGTTCGGCCACTTTATATAAAGTGAGCAGAACAGTATAAGCAATAAAGGCATTCAAAAGAAAGATAACTAAAAAGTAATAAAGAGACTCTTCTTTAAATAAGCTGATGCATAGCTTAAAGAAATTCACTTCAACGTCGACTCCAAAAAGGAGATGCGCTATGTACATTCCCATCTGGCTCCAGACGAAAAATGCAATGGCAAAACTTAATGCGACAACAAAAACAGATCTCCTCTTCCAGCACATCATGACGATTGTTCCTTTTTTAATTGCTGAATTTTGTGTTCTAATTTATCGAGCAAGGACTTATCAACCTCATCGAGAACGTCAATCATATGGTTAATAACAACGCCGCCAAATTCATCTAGCAGATTTTCTGTTAATTTTTTCGATTGTTCTTCGATAAAGCTTTCTTTTGACTGAATCGGCCGAAACAGAGAAAGCCTGCCCTCGACTCTCTTTTGCAAAACTCCTTTGTCTATTAAACGGGTCATAACGGTCATAACCGTATTAAAATTATGGGGCTTTTCTTGTTCCAGACGCTTTTGAACATCCTTAATGCTCAGTTCATCCGCTCCCCAAAGAATTTCCATAATTTTGGCTTCCAAAGGACCGAAAAAACGATTAAGCCCTGCCTCACCGTATCTGAAATTCTTAATGTTCATACTCACACTCCGTTCACTACAGATTGTAGTGCATAGTTCTTTTTTTTGCAAGCATGGAGGATAAACTGTTCCGTATTAGTGAACGAGGTGCTTATTGAAAAACTGGGAGATCTGGCGGAAAACTTTGATTTCATTTTCTTTTTTGGAAAAGAAGCGTCCTTCATCCACCAGGACAAGGTATTCAATATCCACGCCTCTGAATGGCTTTTTTTGATCCTTTTCTTCCAGTCGGGTAAACTAAGAAGAAAAGAATGTGGAGGACTTATCTTATGAACCCAACAATAGAAACCTTACATAATCATCGATCGTACCGCAGCTATAAGGATAATCCTGTCGAAGCTGAAAAACTAGACTTGATTATAAAAGCAGCTCAATCTGCTCCATCATGGATTCATGGCCAGCAGGTTTCAATCATTGCTATCAAGGATGAACAACGAAAAAAAGAGCTCGCCCGCCTTTGTGGCAATCAAAAGCACATAGAAGAGGCTCCGTTATTCCTCGTGTTTTGTGCGGATTTTTATCGAGCTTCGCTTGCTGGAGAAATCGAGGGGAAAACGCTGGAGGCTCTAAACGATGTAGATTCCTTGCTTGTCGGAGCAACTGATGTGGGTCTTGGAATGGGTTATGCCATCGCTGCAGCCGAATCTGTAGGGCTTGGAACCGTCCCTATTGGCGGCGTCAGACGAAACTCTCTCGAAGTCGTTGAATTCCTACAGTTGCCAAAGCATGTCATTCCTATCTCAGGACTGTGTGTCGGATATGGTGCAGAAGATCCTGGACAGAAGCCGAGATTGCCAGTCGAAGCAGTTCTTCACGAAGAAACCTATAAGCAAGATCAAAAGGCTATTCTTGAGCAGTATAATAAAATAATGCCTGCCCC
This window of the Bacillus gobiensis genome carries:
- a CDS encoding ammonium transporter encodes the protein MEMGDSVFMFVCTIIVWLMTPALALFYGGLVRGKNVLSTAMHSLSTIAIVSIVWILVGYTLAFSSGNAFIGGLDYIGLNGVGYEPLEGGTIPHSLFMLFQMTFAVLTTAIVSGGYAERIKFPAFLVFTILWVLLVYSPVAHWVWGGGWIMSMGALDFAGGNVVHIASGVAGLVAAIVLGKRKDASEASPHNLLLTLLGGALLWFGWYGFNVGSALSLSSVGMYAFINTSTAAAAGIIGWLVIEWLINKKPTLLGGISGAIAGLVAITPAAGFVTPMASILIGLIGGAICFWGVFSLKKKFGYDDALDAFGLHGIGGTWGGIATGLFATTSVNDAGANGLFYGDVSLIWKQLVAIVATYLFVGIVTFVIIKVVNIFFTFRATDEEESTGLDLTMHGERAYQD
- a CDS encoding P-II family nitrogen regulator, with translation MSGQMYKVEIITRPNNVVKLKAELAQIGVSGITFTHSQGSGLQKPYTELYRGVKKEQNVYDRLKIEIVVSSVPVDDVIAAARKALSTGEPGDGKIFVYEIGRVIDIRTGNEGPSAL
- a CDS encoding VanZ family protein, with amino-acid sequence MLLALILLFMGFMLVLICTESFQLLMRYHHVSFNLHKNPNLSSFFDFNFAEFQSNDVVIQKAGHTLCFFILVILFTLYFRSLKSAVAVSIAFAFFTEIVQMFFGRHGCLRDVIIDSIGILLFVIIYTVFSLNRMTPMNRSSLK
- a CDS encoding M23 family metallopeptidase gives rise to the protein MREEEKKRTSLQRFFRKRWVFPAIYLLSAAVVLTAVLWYQASSNDVKDQITDNGNETSESNTNDALEVSKQVENVKMPVSTPESVSVITKFYEADATQEDKEAALVNYKNQYSLSKGIDLAEKDGKEFEISASLSGTVAKASKDPVLGHVVEVDHEDGLATVYQSLAAVSVAEGDKIEQGQVIGTSGKNLYNEEAGNHVHFEIRKDGVALNPEEFFNKPVTSIKQASTEQASEEAKEKQPAEEPAPSEEPAPSEEPAKEDTEEKGKADEKGTEDKSGSKDSSQVEEGSSES
- a CDS encoding GNAT family N-acetyltransferase, with the translated sequence MNDKFRKATIEDLPKIVEIYNSTIASRMVTADTEPVTVEDRMDWYSRHNEKRPLYVMEDEENNICGWLSFESFYGRPAYDKTAEISIYISEKHRGQGLGTLFIEEALSMAPALGIRSIMAFIFGHNQPSIKLFEKFGFEKWAHMPGIAEMDGQRYDLVILGKEIE
- a CDS encoding thioredoxin domain-containing protein; its protein translation is MAKPNIKVKKTRSNQSSKIMFWVLALIFVCFLALIFVVKNSGSTEASAINYTDQPFIGDESAPVSIVEFGDYKCPYCKDFNKSFKPLIEKELVETGQAKFYFMNYSFINVDSTRAAKYAETVYHELGNNAYWKFHNLLYDKQPDDPSYEQIDFYTDSLLKETLKEIATDEEAAKVTDAVQKGSYDDEWDKDMSQVKEAGIESTPTILVNGKKFEGQDFNDLKEMVEKEAKEN
- a CDS encoding M56 family metallopeptidase; this encodes MMCWKRRSVFVVALSFAIAFFVWSQMGMYIAHLLFGVDVEVNFFKLCISLFKEESLYYFLVIFLLNAFIAYTVLLTLYKVAEQYVLSKRFKTKLSHLNNHELTTLFNQKFNRKKNDILVIDHDQSLAFTHGFIKPTIVLSTSLIKILENHELEAVVQHETYHQKNYDSLKIFILQLISQGLWFIPITKWSYQNYKIISELLADKYAISKTGSELGLSSALVKLIKICFKENARPVLVHFSDESVNYRLQQLVSPKNSIPVSLNKRSVFISIQVLIFLMAMIIIAIA
- a CDS encoding BlaI/MecI/CopY family transcriptional regulator, coding for MNIKNFRYGEAGLNRFFGPLEAKIMEILWGADELSIKDVQKRLEQEKPHNFNTVMTVMTRLIDKGVLQKRVEGRLSLFRPIQSKESFIEEQSKKLTENLLDEFGGVVINHMIDVLDEVDKSLLDKLEHKIQQLKKEQSS
- a CDS encoding NADPH-dependent oxidoreductase, yielding MNPTIETLHNHRSYRSYKDNPVEAEKLDLIIKAAQSAPSWIHGQQVSIIAIKDEQRKKELARLCGNQKHIEEAPLFLVFCADFYRASLAGEIEGKTLEALNDVDSLLVGATDVGLGMGYAIAAAESVGLGTVPIGGVRRNSLEVVEFLQLPKHVIPISGLCVGYGAEDPGQKPRLPVEAVLHEETYKQDQKAILEQYNKIMPAPWTQRVASFYEKSYYANIAKMLKQQGFSCDDLN